The following coding sequences lie in one Gammaproteobacteria bacterium genomic window:
- the pheA gene encoding prephenate dehydratase, translating into MEKLIGMSGEEKLSGIRVRIDSIDQQIQQLINDRARCAQEVAAVKMAAGESEDFYRPEREAQVLRQVYERNSGPLSSTEITRLFREIMSTCLALEYPLKTAYLGPEGTYTQQALLKHFGSSVETQALASIPDIFHAVECGDVQYGVVPVENSTAGTINHTLDMFMQSTLRICGEVDLRVQHSLLSNGDMVGLKQVYAHPQALAQCQQWLDRNLPDVKRVPMSSNAEAARCVINKRDSAAIAAESASLIYDLDVLSRSIEDEQSNTTRFLILGNKDIAASGKDKTSILVSLKNEPGALNNLLEPIARNNLSMTRIESRPSGQGMWDYVFFIDIEGHRNDERVASALKDLKARASLLKILGSYPLAVI; encoded by the coding sequence CTGGAGAAGTTAATCGGCATGTCTGGTGAAGAAAAACTTTCAGGGATACGTGTTCGTATCGATTCGATTGATCAGCAGATTCAACAGCTGATCAATGATCGTGCCCGTTGTGCCCAGGAGGTTGCCGCGGTCAAGATGGCAGCGGGTGAGAGTGAGGATTTTTATCGCCCGGAACGTGAGGCTCAGGTGTTGCGCCAGGTCTATGAACGTAATAGTGGTCCCTTATCCAGTACCGAGATAACGCGTTTATTCAGGGAGATTATGTCGACCTGTCTGGCGCTGGAATATCCGTTGAAGACGGCTTATCTTGGCCCGGAAGGAACCTATACCCAGCAGGCTTTACTGAAGCACTTTGGTTCCTCGGTCGAGACGCAGGCACTGGCATCAATCCCTGATATCTTTCATGCTGTTGAGTGTGGTGATGTGCAATACGGTGTGGTTCCGGTTGAGAATTCAACCGCGGGAACCATTAACCATACCCTCGATATGTTTATGCAGTCGACACTCAGGATTTGTGGTGAAGTTGATCTTAGAGTGCAACATAGTCTGTTATCCAATGGTGATATGGTCGGCTTAAAGCAGGTCTATGCGCATCCTCAGGCACTGGCGCAATGTCAACAATGGCTGGATCGGAATTTACCGGATGTCAAGAGGGTGCCTATGTCGAGTAATGCAGAGGCGGCTCGATGTGTGATTAATAAGAGGGATTCAGCGGCTATTGCAGCCGAATCAGCCAGTTTAATCTATGACCTTGATGTCTTGTCGCGAAGTATTGAAGATGAACAGAGTAATACCACGCGTTTTCTTATTTTGGGTAACAAGGATATTGCGGCCAGTGGCAAGGATAAGACATCGATACTGGTGTCTTTGAAGAATGAACCCGGCGCCTTGAATAATCTGCTGGAGCCTATTGCCAGAAATAACCTGAGTATGACACGCATTGAATCCCGACCATCCGGTCAGGGAATGTGGGACTACGTGTTTTTTATTGATATTGAAGGTCATCGCAATGATGAACGGGTCGCATCGGCATTAAAGGATCTGAAAGCCAGGGCGAGCTTGCTCAAAATTTTGGGCTCCTACCCGCTGGCAGTGATTTAA
- a CDS encoding histidinol-phosphate transaminase produces the protein MTVSSRVAPGIAGLKPYQPGKPLSELEREYHIQDAVKLASNENPLGPGLLVQDAMKSAISQQARYPDGNSFELKQALAQRHAVEMNQITLGNGSNDVLELVARVFLFPGTEAIFSEHAFAVYPIATQAVGADAVVTPAKDYGYDLDAILAAITDKTAVIFIANPNNPTGTWLNESSLKAFMDKVPERIMVVVDEAYFEYVQKEDYPDTTQWLSEYNNLIVTRTFSKAYGLAGLRIGYSVSHTDIADLLNRVRQPFNVNAMAQVAALTALQDNAHIQQSLQMNINGMQQLTRAFSDMGFGWIPSVGNFVCLDVNTDGTEVYERLLHEGIIVRPVANYALPRHLRITIGNHFENDRLIASLNRVL, from the coding sequence ATGACAGTTTCATCGCGAGTTGCGCCAGGTATTGCTGGTTTAAAACCTTATCAGCCCGGCAAGCCCTTGTCTGAACTAGAGCGCGAGTATCATATTCAGGATGCCGTTAAACTGGCATCGAATGAAAACCCTCTGGGGCCTGGTCTGCTGGTTCAGGATGCAATGAAGTCAGCAATCTCACAACAAGCGCGTTATCCCGATGGTAACAGCTTTGAGTTAAAGCAGGCACTGGCGCAACGTCATGCCGTGGAGATGAATCAGATTACCCTGGGTAACGGTTCTAATGATGTGCTGGAATTGGTTGCGCGAGTCTTCTTGTTTCCTGGTACCGAGGCGATTTTTTCAGAGCATGCCTTTGCCGTCTACCCGATTGCAACCCAGGCGGTGGGAGCTGATGCAGTGGTGACCCCGGCGAAGGATTATGGCTATGACCTGGATGCGATTCTTGCCGCTATTACGGATAAGACTGCTGTCATCTTTATTGCCAACCCCAATAATCCAACAGGAACATGGCTGAATGAATCCAGTCTAAAGGCCTTTATGGACAAGGTGCCTGAGCGGATTATGGTGGTTGTGGATGAAGCCTATTTTGAATATGTGCAAAAAGAGGATTACCCTGATACCACGCAATGGTTGAGTGAGTATAACAACCTGATTGTTACCCGTACCTTTTCCAAGGCCTATGGTCTGGCAGGTCTGCGTATTGGCTATTCTGTATCACATACAGATATTGCTGATCTACTTAATCGGGTTCGGCAACCCTTTAATGTGAATGCTATGGCACAGGTGGCTGCACTGACGGCATTACAAGATAATGCGCATATACAACAAAGTCTGCAGATGAATATTAATGGTATGCAACAGTTAACGCGTGCCTTTTCTGATATGGGTTTTGGCTGGATCCCATCGGTGGGTAATTTTGTTTGTCTGGATGTGAATACTGATGGCACTGAGGTTTATGAGCGACTATTGCATGAAGGCATTATTGTTCGGCCAGTGGCGAACTACGCCTTACCCAGGCACTTGCGTATTACCATTGGCAATCACTTTGAGAATGATCGTTTGATTGCATCCCTGAATCGAGTGTTATAG
- a CDS encoding prephenate dehydrogenase/arogenate dehydrogenase family protein: MTPLRVCVIGVGLIGGSFARALRLSVPDLEIIGCGRSEDNLQRALDLGVIDRYHTDVGKAVSAVDVILVAVPLGAMKTVFLDIAQYASEQVVITDVGSSKQSVLADAVTALGALTCRFVAGHPIAGTEHSGVDASFPELFRDRQVVLTPLPDTDKDAVNIVRELWQKTGAEVNIMDAEHHDTILAATSHMPHILAFNLVNTLSDIDTSGEVFRYAAGGFQDFSRIASSDPVVWRDICLSNGAAMLDVLNHFSQDLEQLQGHIANADGDALLALFTRAKQTRDDYLKKQKQNKRGVD; the protein is encoded by the coding sequence ATGACACCCTTGCGCGTATGTGTCATTGGTGTCGGCTTGATTGGCGGCTCGTTTGCCCGTGCCCTGCGTTTGTCGGTGCCTGATCTGGAAATTATTGGTTGTGGTCGTAGTGAAGACAATCTACAGCGTGCGCTGGATCTGGGTGTGATTGATCGCTATCACACCGATGTTGGTAAAGCGGTATCCGCTGTTGATGTCATCCTGGTTGCTGTGCCTTTGGGTGCGATGAAAACAGTGTTTCTGGATATTGCACAATATGCCAGTGAGCAGGTGGTTATAACAGATGTGGGTAGCTCGAAGCAGAGTGTGTTGGCTGATGCGGTTACAGCATTGGGGGCATTGACCTGTCGTTTTGTTGCCGGGCATCCTATCGCTGGAACAGAACATAGTGGTGTTGATGCCTCATTCCCGGAATTGTTTCGTGACCGGCAGGTGGTGTTAACTCCGCTACCGGATACGGATAAAGATGCCGTGAATATAGTGCGTGAGTTATGGCAAAAAACCGGGGCTGAGGTCAATATTATGGATGCCGAGCATCATGATACGATCTTGGCGGCAACCAGTCATATGCCGCATATACTGGCCTTTAATTTGGTGAATACCTTATCCGATATTGATACATCCGGTGAGGTGTTTCGTTATGCTGCAGGGGGCTTTCAGGACTTTTCACGGATAGCCTCAAGTGATCCAGTGGTATGGCGTGATATCTGCCTATCTAATGGTGCAGCAATGCTGGATGTATTGAATCACTTTTCACAGGATCTTGAGCAGTTGCAAGGACATATTGCCAATGCAGACGGAGATGCGCTGCTGGCATTATTTACACGGGCAAAGCAGACCCGTGATGATTATCTGAAAAAGCAGAAACAGAATAAAAGAGGTGTTGATTAA
- the aroA gene encoding 3-phosphoshikimate 1-carboxyvinyltransferase has product MSKVKFLLQPGGVLQGELRVPGDKSISHRSIMLGALAQGTTQVKGFLQGEDSLATLAAFRAMGVTISGPDEQGDVIIEGVGLNGLTAPKDDLYLGNSGTSMRLLSGLLAGQSFDVTLTGDASLSGRPMMRVINPLQQMGASIESDDGKAPLKIHGGQTLRGIDYELPVASAQVKSCVLLAGLYARGQTCTTEPAPTRDHTERMLNGMGYEVRVEGARACLQSGGELTAGEIDVPADISSAAFFMVGASIAEGSDVTLRHVGMNPTRTGVIDILRLMGADISVLNERVVGGEPVADLRICSAVLHGIDIPVALVPLAIDEFPAIFVAAACATGKTVLTGAEELRVKESDRIQVMADGLVALGIDAMATADGIEITGGKLGSATVDSHGDHRIAMSFSMAALRASGPIQITDCSNVDTSFPGFVGHAAAMGLKISLGDA; this is encoded by the coding sequence ATGAGCAAGGTGAAATTTTTGCTACAACCTGGAGGCGTGCTGCAAGGTGAGTTGCGGGTGCCGGGTGATAAATCAATATCCCATCGCTCCATCATGTTGGGTGCGCTGGCGCAGGGTACAACGCAGGTGAAGGGTTTTTTACAAGGTGAGGATAGCCTGGCAACGCTGGCAGCCTTTCGGGCTATGGGTGTTACTATTAGCGGGCCGGATGAACAAGGTGATGTCATTATTGAAGGTGTAGGACTGAATGGTTTAACTGCGCCGAAGGATGATCTCTATCTGGGTAATTCAGGAACCTCTATGCGTTTGTTAAGTGGTCTGCTAGCAGGGCAGTCCTTTGATGTGACGTTGACTGGTGATGCCTCCCTGTCAGGCCGTCCAATGATGCGGGTGATTAATCCCTTGCAACAGATGGGCGCATCCATTGAAAGTGATGATGGCAAGGCACCGCTGAAAATACATGGTGGACAAACCCTGCGTGGGATTGACTATGAGTTACCTGTCGCCAGTGCGCAGGTAAAATCCTGTGTTTTATTGGCAGGTCTGTATGCCCGTGGTCAAACCTGTACTACCGAACCGGCACCCACGCGTGATCATACCGAACGCATGTTGAATGGTATGGGTTATGAGGTCAGGGTCGAAGGCGCTCGTGCTTGTTTGCAGTCAGGTGGTGAACTGACAGCAGGCGAGATTGATGTGCCAGCGGATATCTCATCAGCGGCGTTTTTTATGGTTGGGGCAAGCATTGCAGAGGGTTCCGATGTCACCTTGCGGCATGTGGGTATGAATCCTACGCGCACGGGTGTCATTGATATCCTGCGCTTGATGGGGGCGGATATTAGCGTGTTGAATGAACGTGTGGTGGGTGGGGAACCGGTTGCTGACCTGCGTATCTGTTCGGCAGTTCTGCATGGTATTGATATCCCGGTAGCATTGGTGCCATTGGCGATTGATGAATTCCCAGCAATCTTTGTTGCTGCTGCCTGCGCCACTGGTAAGACCGTGTTGACGGGTGCCGAGGAGTTGCGGGTTAAAGAGAGTGACCGGATTCAGGTGATGGCCGATGGTCTGGTAGCGCTGGGTATTGATGCTATGGCGACAGCGGATGGTATAGAAATAACCGGTGGCAAGCTGGGTTCTGCTACGGTGGATAGTCATGGCGATCACCGTATCGCGATGTCTTTTTCGATGGCAGCATTACGTGCCAGTGGTCCGATACAAATTACTGATTGTAGTAATGTGGATACCTCTTTTCCTGGTTTTGTGGGGCATGCTGCTGCGATGGGTTTGAAAATTAGTTTGGGCGATGCCTGA